In Bacteroidota bacterium, the DNA window ATACGATTTTGCCTTTATGTTTAAATATTCCGAACGTCCCGGAACTTATGCCGCCCGGCATTTGAAAGACGACGTGCCTGAGGAAGTGAAGAACCGCAGGCTAAGCGAAATTATCGCCCTGCAAAACGAATTGTCCGCCGAAAACAAAGAGCAGGACGTGGACTCTGTTGTCGAAGTGCTGGTGGAAGGCGTCTCCAAGAAGTCGGAAGCCGAACTGTTCGGCCGTACTTCGCAGAATAAGGTAGTTGTTTTCCCGGCTGAAGATGCCCGGGTAGGCGATTATGTCAAAGTTAAAGTCAACCGGAATACCTCCGCTACCCTGATTGGGACGATGGTGAATTGACCACAATTTAATGTTTTCCCTCACTTGAAGTGAATCTGTCTGATTTCCACCGTTTATTTTAAAATTTTCATAATAATCATTTTTTTGTGTTTCTGTTTTATAACTTTATAGAACGATCCTGGTTTGAGGCAGGTTTGTAGTTCCACTCTTATTAGGAAATAATCGTAATATGGGGGTATAGAAGCTATGACCGACCAGGCATTATAGTTAATTGACTTACTTTTTTATTATCTTTGAGAAAATATTTTACCATGACAGTATCTGATTTAAAGCTTAAACTGTTTCGTCAGATAGATAATCTTGAAAAAAATAAACTTGAAGAAGTATACGGCTTGTTGATTAATTATATTAATGGACAAAAAGATATTTCCGATTGGGAAAAGTTATCAGATAATCAAAAAAATGGTATATTAAATGCAATTGAAGAAATTGAGAACGGGAAAGGGATTCCGAATAAAACAATTCTAGATAAATTCCGTAAGAAATATTCTCATGCCTAAACAGGTTGTATGGTCTCCACTATCTGAAGGTGACTTTGCAATGATTCTTGATTATCTCTACAAGAATTGGGATGAAAAAGTAGCGATTCAGTTTATTGATTTAACTGAAACTATTCTCGGACAAATAGCCATAAATCCAAGACAATTTCCTATCATCAATAAAAAGAAAAGAATAAGAAAATGTGTCCTGACAAAGCACAATACAATGTATTATCGAGATGGTAAAAGTCAGGTAGAAATTCTAAGAATCTTCGATACAAGA includes these proteins:
- a CDS encoding type II toxin-antitoxin system RelE/ParE family toxin, with amino-acid sequence MPKQVVWSPLSEGDFAMILDYLYKNWDEKVAIQFIDLTETILGQIAINPRQFPIINKKKRIRKCVLTKHNTMYYRDGKSQVEILRIFDTRQDPNTLIYK
- a CDS encoding TRAM domain-containing protein; protein product: YDFAFMFKYSERPGTYAARHLKDDVPEEVKNRRLSEIIALQNELSAENKEQDVDSVVEVLVEGVSKKSEAELFGRTSQNKVVVFPAEDARVGDYVKVKVNRNTSATLIGTMVN